The following proteins are encoded in a genomic region of Moorena sp. SIOASIH:
- a CDS encoding sulfotransferase: protein MNSSSVKQNSYLIIGGTTKAATTSLFYYLADHPEVCTSNLKEIRFFLDKDYPEASNYRYEDGLEKYDDIFRYAQCYHCEKIRMEATPDYLYSSGTPHKIKLSLPNVKLIFILREPVSRLISWYKFAKQKEYLPQDITFDNYVDQQLIKDNFEQENTHTYMRSLEQGRYSVYLKPYFELFGSDRIYVAFYEELSHNPKSVLEKICRFAGIDPSFYGDYLFKVYNPSKAVKNWWFHRNYEQFLKSMRQYTQDKPIHKVLRKIRRSLDPIYLRLNVQPQEKVSISPAIKNALTKYYKQEVTALEELLGRSVPWESWN, encoded by the coding sequence ATGAATAGTTCAAGTGTTAAACAGAACTCTTACTTGATTATTGGAGGCACGACAAAAGCGGCAACAACATCACTATTTTATTATCTAGCTGATCATCCTGAAGTTTGTACCTCTAACCTCAAAGAAATTCGCTTCTTTTTGGATAAAGATTATCCAGAAGCTTCCAACTATCGCTATGAAGATGGTCTAGAAAAATATGATGATATTTTCCGTTATGCTCAGTGTTACCATTGCGAAAAAATTCGGATGGAGGCAACACCAGACTATCTTTACTCATCAGGGACACCCCATAAAATCAAACTATCTCTACCAAATGTGAAACTTATATTTATCCTAAGGGAACCGGTTTCTCGCTTAATTTCTTGGTATAAGTTTGCTAAACAGAAAGAGTATCTTCCTCAAGACATAACCTTTGATAACTATGTTGACCAGCAATTAATTAAGGATAATTTTGAGCAGGAAAATACCCATACCTATATGCGTTCCCTTGAGCAAGGCCGTTATTCTGTATACTTAAAGCCTTACTTTGAGTTATTCGGCTCCGATAGAATTTATGTGGCTTTTTATGAAGAATTATCCCATAATCCCAAATCTGTGCTTGAAAAAATTTGTCGATTTGCGGGAATTGATCCTAGCTTCTATGGGGATTATCTATTTAAAGTATATAATCCGAGCAAGGCAGTAAAAAATTGGTGGTTTCACCGGAATTATGAGCAGTTTTTAAAGTCGATGCGCCAATATACGCAAGACAAACCCATTCACAAAGTTTTGAGAAAAATTCGACGGTCGCTCGATCCAATCTATTTACGCCTTAACGTGCAGCCTCAGGAAAAGGTGTCGATTTCACCAGCTATCAAAAATGCCCTTACTAAGTATTATAAACAGGAAGTGACAGCATTGGAAGAACTACTTGGTCGCTCAGTTCCATGGGAGTCATGGAATTAA
- the rd gene encoding rubredoxin codes for MKKYVCTACGYVYDPEVGDPDSGIAPGTPFEDIPDDWVCPVCGVGKEDFEPEEE; via the coding sequence ATGAAGAAATATGTCTGTACCGCTTGCGGCTATGTATATGACCCAGAGGTAGGGGATCCAGATAGCGGCATTGCACCGGGAACACCCTTTGAAGATATTCCAGATGACTGGGTATGTCCGGTTTGTGGAGTCGGCAAAGAAGATTTTGAACCGGAAGAAGAGTAA
- a CDS encoding DNA phosphorothioation system restriction enzyme produces MVSVDWESVAARGYYQPSRNIKVAESGGAYQLPLSFDTDSPKGCPRIPPDIQLRQYQRQAVANWFAHRGRGTLKMATGSGKTITALAIATELYQKIGLQVLLVVCPYRHLVTQWARECEHFNLEPILAFESVYSWQSKLSAQLYNLQVGQQSFITLITTNSTLIKEGFQSQLKYFPEKTLIVGDEAHNLGTTRIEKSLPRNIGLRLALSATPERYFDEDGTEALFDYFGSVLQPELTLADAIRQGALVRYLYYPVFVELTEAENIAYAKLTQRIGWALGEADDIENDTTLTSLLMQRARLVGAAANKLRALQRLMAKRLNTYHTLFYCGDGSVDGQVSNESNRQLAAVTQLLGSQLGYRVNTYTAQTPLAEREELRRQFERGELQGLVAIRCLDEGVDIPSIETAVILASSSNPRQFIQRRGRVLRPHPGKERATLFDMIVLPPDLGRETWEVERSLLKKELKRFLEFAELADNAGQARVKLLEIQQRYGVSDY; encoded by the coding sequence ATGGTATCAGTGGACTGGGAAAGTGTAGCAGCACGAGGATACTATCAGCCCTCCCGTAATATCAAAGTAGCTGAATCGGGGGGAGCTTACCAATTACCCCTCTCCTTTGACACTGACTCACCCAAGGGATGTCCTAGGATACCACCTGATATTCAGTTGCGGCAGTATCAGCGGCAAGCGGTGGCAAATTGGTTTGCCCATCGGGGACGAGGAACCCTGAAAATGGCAACGGGTAGTGGTAAAACTATTACTGCTTTAGCGATCGCAACGGAACTGTATCAAAAAATCGGCTTACAGGTGTTGCTGGTGGTTTGCCCTTACCGCCACTTGGTCACCCAGTGGGCACGAGAATGCGAACACTTTAATCTAGAACCGATTTTAGCCTTCGAGAGTGTCTACAGCTGGCAGAGTAAACTATCTGCTCAGCTATACAACCTCCAGGTTGGGCAACAATCGTTTATTACCTTAATCACTACCAATTCTACCCTGATCAAGGAAGGTTTCCAGTCTCAGCTGAAGTATTTTCCTGAAAAAACCCTGATAGTGGGAGATGAAGCCCATAATTTGGGGACTACCCGCATCGAAAAGAGTTTACCCCGTAACATTGGACTGCGCCTTGCTCTGTCAGCTACACCAGAACGGTATTTTGATGAAGATGGCACAGAAGCCTTGTTTGACTATTTTGGTTCAGTATTACAACCAGAACTGACCTTAGCCGATGCGATTCGCCAAGGAGCGCTGGTGCGTTACCTATACTATCCGGTGTTCGTGGAATTAACTGAGGCGGAAAATATTGCCTATGCTAAATTAACTCAACGGATTGGTTGGGCATTAGGGGAAGCAGACGATATAGAAAATGACACTACTTTAACATCGTTATTGATGCAACGAGCTCGGTTAGTTGGGGCGGCTGCTAACAAGTTAAGGGCGTTGCAGCGGTTAATGGCTAAGCGTCTGAACACCTACCATACCTTGTTTTATTGTGGGGATGGTTCGGTAGATGGGCAAGTGAGTAATGAAAGCAACCGTCAGTTAGCAGCAGTAACCCAGTTACTAGGTTCTCAACTGGGGTATCGGGTGAACACGTACACTGCTCAGACACCGTTGGCAGAACGGGAGGAATTACGTCGTCAATTTGAGCGGGGGGAGTTGCAGGGCTTAGTAGCAATTCGATGTTTGGATGAAGGGGTGGATATTCCATCCATTGAAACTGCGGTGATTCTGGCAAGTAGTAGCAATCCCCGCCAATTTATTCAGCGGCGGGGGCGAGTGTTGCGACCGCACCCAGGTAAGGAACGGGCAACGTTATTTGACATGATTGTTTTGCCCCCAGATTTGGGACGGGAAACTTGGGAAGTGGAACGGAGTTTGTTGAAAAAGGAGTTGAAGCGATTTTTGGAGTTTGCTGAGTTGGCCGATAATGCCGGGCAGGCCAGGGTAAAATTGCTGGAAATTCAGCAGCGCTATGGAGTGTCAGATTATTAA
- a CDS encoding DUF5357 family protein encodes MKFFTSLFEFVIGLAVVDSLVKVLKPPKAFSWQALMWLTVFSYVMAGLATGFVQRLIASCGGILFILFVYWVTAAAAKLRIAKKSLPLGAWITGALTSIYLFGISLNVGEYQLRIDGISTYLLGIDSGDVSSLTFISWPLISAGIAALPYILAVRLKVKKPSPAERQYLVILFGSQLLISCWIQFYFVIQNWLVQYPSLLSDDFIHSSFVWKLPSAQVTVLSRGVSILEGMEVQLKEELNEKSWSEVEKSLLKVNHQKFLKGIEYQAKQSSPVAEDPLWKVTYKFSSRKSGSDYNLDLQANWNGPRSNPDTKPDYYSFTKSCRIKQVDGRSGLGSQPIGNVECQASRTGEIEVFADQGKQ; translated from the coding sequence GTGAAATTTTTCACATCCCTATTCGAATTTGTCATTGGCTTAGCGGTGGTAGACTCGCTGGTAAAGGTACTGAAACCTCCCAAGGCATTTTCCTGGCAGGCTCTAATGTGGCTAACTGTGTTTTCCTATGTAATGGCAGGGTTAGCCACGGGATTTGTACAACGGCTGATAGCAAGCTGTGGTGGTATTTTGTTTATTTTATTTGTCTACTGGGTAACGGCAGCGGCGGCTAAGCTAAGAATTGCCAAGAAGAGCTTGCCCCTAGGTGCCTGGATTACTGGCGCATTAACTAGTATTTATCTATTCGGCATCAGTTTGAACGTTGGGGAATACCAGCTCAGAATTGATGGGATCAGTACCTATTTATTGGGCATCGACTCAGGGGACGTATCATCCTTGACGTTCATTAGTTGGCCATTGATATCAGCCGGAATTGCGGCTTTACCCTATATTTTAGCAGTAAGATTGAAGGTAAAAAAACCGTCTCCAGCAGAACGTCAATATCTAGTTATCTTATTCGGTAGCCAGCTCCTGATTAGCTGCTGGATACAGTTTTATTTCGTGATTCAAAACTGGCTAGTGCAATATCCTAGCTTACTGAGCGATGATTTTATCCATAGTTCCTTTGTGTGGAAATTGCCCTCTGCCCAAGTCACTGTCCTATCTAGAGGTGTATCGATATTAGAGGGGATGGAAGTTCAATTGAAAGAAGAGTTGAATGAAAAATCTTGGTCAGAGGTTGAGAAATCCCTGCTTAAAGTAAATCACCAAAAGTTCCTGAAGGGAATTGAATATCAAGCCAAGCAAAGCTCACCGGTTGCTGAAGATCCTCTATGGAAAGTGACCTATAAATTTTCATCCAGGAAGTCTGGGTCTGACTATAACTTAGACTTGCAGGCCAATTGGAACGGCCCCCGTTCAAACCCTGACACCAAACCTGACTATTATTCCTTCACCAAGTCTTGTCGAATTAAGCAGGTGGATGGGCGATCAGGGTTAGGTTCTCAACCAATTGGTAATGTGGAATGCCAAGCCTCTAGGACAGGAGAAATTGAGGTGTTCGCTGACCAAGGTAAACAGTAA
- the fraC gene encoding filament integrity protein FraC codes for MAPVWPLQTVVFQTIFLLVVIAVEGVVLQRGLKLNRKTSMQQATSINLLSTIVGWWCFFALHDQLPTEFQGQMISYIFFDHFSEDKPDNFYTLIAMSVITIFFLSFIIKLAGLRLLKIFLELAEDQATGSTSASDEEKSLSLRRSGQRGSGGENRAMVVLIANSCSYSAILLLLFLRFLYVNPISG; via the coding sequence ATGGCACCTGTATGGCCCCTACAGACGGTCGTGTTTCAAACTATCTTCCTGCTGGTGGTAATTGCGGTGGAAGGGGTAGTCCTGCAACGAGGGCTAAAACTCAACCGCAAAACCAGCATGCAGCAAGCTACATCGATTAATCTACTTTCCACTATTGTAGGTTGGTGGTGTTTTTTTGCCCTTCACGACCAACTCCCTACGGAATTTCAAGGCCAGATGATTAGTTATATCTTTTTCGATCACTTTTCAGAGGATAAGCCTGACAATTTTTATACTCTTATCGCTATGAGTGTGATCACAATTTTCTTTCTTTCCTTTATTATTAAGCTGGCAGGGCTGAGGTTACTCAAAATCTTTTTAGAACTAGCTGAAGATCAGGCAACTGGTTCCACATCGGCTTCCGACGAGGAAAAGTCGTTATCCTTGAGGCGCTCTGGTCAGAGAGGATCGGGTGGGGAAAATCGAGCTATGGTCGTCCTCATTGCTAATTCCTGTAGCTATAGCGCTATCTTACTGCTTTTGTTTCTGCGTTTCCTTTATGTCAACCCCATTAGTGGATAA
- a CDS encoding NAD-dependent epimerase/dehydratase family protein — protein MNVAIIGCGYVGSAVAHLWHQDLGLFTTVTTTTPERVPELETIADRVVVVKGNDPIGLESVVKNQEIILLSVGAANGKVYQEAYLDTAQTLVSVLKTTPTVRQLIYTGSYAVYGDRQGGWVDETSPIAPPNPNYEIMAETEQVLLSASNPNLKVCILRLGGIYGPKRELVKIFGRFAGTTREGSGKEVTNWIHLDDIVGAIEFVRSHQLQGISNLVDDQILTYQELLEKVFKQHNLPPVSWDSSVTKARPYNARVSNKKIIDAGYQFIHPEKIF, from the coding sequence ATGAATGTAGCAATCATTGGTTGTGGATACGTGGGTAGTGCCGTTGCTCACCTTTGGCATCAAGACTTAGGGTTATTCACTACAGTAACCACTACTACCCCTGAGCGTGTCCCAGAACTAGAAACAATTGCTGACCGAGTGGTTGTGGTTAAAGGAAACGACCCTATTGGTCTCGAATCGGTAGTGAAAAACCAGGAGATTATTCTTTTGTCTGTGGGTGCTGCCAATGGCAAGGTCTATCAAGAAGCCTACTTAGACACAGCCCAAACCTTAGTTTCTGTGCTCAAAACCACTCCTACGGTACGACAGCTAATTTACACCGGAAGCTATGCTGTTTACGGTGATCGACAGGGAGGCTGGGTAGACGAAACATCACCGATTGCTCCCCCTAATCCCAATTATGAAATTATGGCGGAAACTGAGCAGGTATTACTATCAGCATCCAATCCTAATCTGAAGGTTTGTATCCTGCGTCTGGGAGGAATTTATGGTCCGAAGCGGGAACTAGTCAAAATATTTGGTCGATTCGCAGGTACTACTCGTGAGGGTTCGGGTAAAGAAGTCACCAATTGGATTCATCTAGATGACATAGTTGGTGCAATAGAATTTGTCCGTTCTCACCAACTGCAAGGGATTTCTAATCTAGTAGATGACCAAATACTGACTTATCAAGAATTGCTTGAAAAAGTATTTAAACAGCACAACTTACCCCCCGTATCCTGGGATTCATCCGTTACTAAAGCCCGACCTTACAATGCCCGAGTGTCAAATAAAAAGATAATTGATGCAGGTTACCAGTTTATTCATCCAGAAAAAATTTTCTAA
- a CDS encoding lipid II flippase MurJ, which yields MNLSNRIIKGWKSPTLRVMSLTFLGMLLAWVADILMAAKLGTSQTTDALIVALSLPRLIDTVSREGTRQSLVPMFMERRDALSHREYHRLVSGIVNLALVLGVSLTVLLEILAPLIITGLAPGFSPEGRAQATFLFRVCAPMVLFAPGIAVFSVILNSQRRFSAVALRNAIAPGFVVAAIGLAWQQSSIALWIAYAYTLGFGGFFVLVFLDAFKAGHQHQWLAWAGKDDLARLWQAGSLPTIGFVIKLASNLVKSQMLPSLVAVGGVSTFYFAIRIVSAAQTIIGVSIATTSLPAMTEHDLAGHKSRLGSALRKNLTKTLLVSLPAVLFIVVSHGEIIRLLYGHGSFEATSIDQTSQVFFWLGLSLAFISLIPVLEAGLYAQRAYGLVVWSMVTMAFVGVALSWLFWQIWGLIGIAMSWPVMALIYVILIIYLLHQKGVSVLTNHPS from the coding sequence ATGAACCTATCCAACCGTATAATCAAAGGGTGGAAATCTCCCACGCTGCGAGTGATGTCTCTGACCTTCTTGGGTATGCTACTGGCGTGGGTTGCGGACATTTTGATGGCGGCGAAACTGGGGACTAGTCAAACCACAGATGCCTTGATTGTTGCCCTGAGCTTACCACGACTAATTGATACCGTGAGCCGGGAGGGAACCAGACAAAGCTTGGTTCCAATGTTCATGGAGCGCCGAGATGCTCTGAGTCACAGGGAATATCATCGCTTGGTCAGTGGCATTGTCAATTTAGCTTTAGTACTAGGCGTTAGTCTAACTGTTCTGTTGGAAATTCTAGCGCCATTGATAATAACTGGGTTAGCCCCAGGATTTTCTCCAGAGGGTAGAGCACAAGCAACGTTTTTATTTCGGGTCTGTGCGCCAATGGTTTTGTTTGCTCCTGGGATTGCGGTCTTCAGTGTGATCCTCAACAGCCAAAGGCGCTTTAGTGCGGTAGCTCTGCGGAATGCGATCGCACCAGGTTTCGTGGTGGCTGCCATTGGGTTGGCATGGCAACAGTCTAGTATTGCTCTGTGGATAGCGTACGCTTATACCTTGGGATTTGGTGGATTCTTTGTGCTGGTATTTCTAGATGCTTTTAAAGCGGGACACCAGCATCAATGGTTGGCGTGGGCTGGCAAAGATGACCTTGCGCGTCTGTGGCAAGCAGGTTCTTTACCCACTATTGGTTTTGTTATTAAGCTCGCATCTAATCTAGTCAAGAGCCAGATGCTGCCTTCCTTAGTAGCAGTTGGCGGGGTGTCCACATTCTACTTTGCGATTCGGATCGTCTCCGCTGCTCAAACAATTATTGGTGTCAGTATTGCTACCACCAGCTTGCCTGCCATGACAGAGCATGACTTAGCTGGGCATAAATCCCGGTTGGGATCGGCTTTGCGCAAAAACTTGACCAAAACCCTATTAGTAAGCTTACCTGCAGTACTTTTCATTGTGGTATCCCATGGGGAAATCATTCGTTTGCTATACGGACACGGTTCTTTTGAAGCTACCTCTATTGATCAGACTTCTCAAGTCTTCTTTTGGTTAGGGCTGTCGTTGGCATTTATTTCTCTAATCCCCGTGCTTGAAGCTGGTTTGTATGCTCAGAGAGCTTATGGTTTGGTTGTCTGGAGTATGGTGACCATGGCATTTGTAGGGGTTGCTCTGAGTTGGTTATTTTGGCAAATTTGGGGATTGATTGGTATTGCTATGAGTTGGCCTGTTATGGCTCTTATCTATGTGATACTTATCATCTATCTACTCCATCAAAAGGGTGTTTCTGTCCTCACAAACCATCCTAGTTAA
- a CDS encoding class I SAM-dependent methyltransferase, with translation MTNFLNSNLPSTQPLPQVIANHIATAPNQRITFAQYMDLALYHPQLGYYANGAVNIGSSGDFFTSPHLGKDFGELLAEQFAQMWDILGQPNPFTLMEMGAGQGLLAADVLVYLHQHYPDCYGAVNYIIVEKATAMIAQQKQLLLKLNLPRLDHHQHSLPVRWCSWEEIQDNSLTGCCFSNELVDALPVHQVVLQAGDLKEIYIATVEQDDIKFVEVLDTPSTPQLRQYFDLVGINLFSGSYPEGYRSEVNLAALDWIKTVAKRLNQGFVLTIDYGYPAQKYYLPARDQGTLQCYYRHRHHNNPYSYIGEQDITAHVDFTALERQGELCGLGKVGLTKQGLFLMALGLGDRIAALSDPRERGNANATAQDVIKIMQRRQRLHQLIDPTGLGGFGVLIQSKGLTPSAERVALKGLTVPPIS, from the coding sequence ATGACTAATTTCTTGAATTCAAACCTTCCATCTACTCAACCCCTACCCCAGGTAATTGCTAATCACATTGCTACAGCACCTAACCAGCGAATTACCTTTGCCCAGTACATGGACTTAGCACTATACCATCCACAGCTAGGTTACTACGCCAATGGTGCAGTTAACATTGGTTCATCAGGAGACTTTTTCACCTCACCCCACCTAGGAAAAGACTTTGGGGAGTTACTTGCTGAACAGTTTGCCCAAATGTGGGATATCCTCGGACAACCTAATCCCTTTACCCTGATGGAAATGGGAGCAGGACAGGGACTCCTAGCAGCAGATGTTCTAGTTTACTTGCACCAGCACTACCCAGATTGCTATGGTGCCGTAAATTACATCATTGTGGAAAAGGCAACAGCAATGATTGCTCAACAGAAGCAGCTGTTGTTGAAACTAAACCTACCCAGACTCGACCATCACCAGCACTCGTTACCTGTGCGGTGGTGTTCTTGGGAAGAAATACAAGACAATTCCCTGACTGGTTGCTGTTTTTCTAACGAATTGGTTGATGCGTTACCCGTACATCAAGTTGTGCTGCAAGCAGGAGATCTGAAAGAAATCTATATCGCAACCGTTGAGCAGGATGACATTAAGTTTGTAGAAGTTTTAGATACCCCTTCTACACCGCAACTGAGACAGTATTTTGATTTGGTAGGTATTAATTTGTTCTCTGGTTCCTATCCAGAGGGCTATCGCTCTGAGGTGAATCTAGCAGCACTAGATTGGATTAAAACTGTTGCGAAACGGTTAAACCAGGGGTTTGTCCTAACTATTGATTATGGCTATCCAGCCCAAAAGTATTATTTGCCAGCCCGTGATCAGGGAACATTGCAGTGTTATTATCGCCACCGGCACCATAATAACCCCTATAGTTATATCGGCGAACAAGACATTACTGCTCATGTGGATTTTACTGCCTTAGAGCGACAAGGAGAGTTATGTGGTTTGGGTAAAGTAGGTTTGACCAAGCAAGGGTTGTTTCTAATGGCATTGGGATTAGGCGATCGCATAGCTGCTCTTTCTGATCCTAGAGAAAGGGGAAATGCGAACGCAACAGCACAGGATGTGATCAAGATTATGCAGCGTCGCCAACGGTTACACCAGTTGATCGATCCAACCGGATTGGGTGGCTTTGGGGTTTTAATTCAAAGTAAGGGATTAACGCCATCAGCAGAACGGGTGGCGCTTAAGGGGTTGACGGTACCACCGATCAGCTAA
- a CDS encoding GUN4 domain-containing protein produces MVDGCTPHQTDKPKLYLYCIFADQLPSPWRKPMTRHHYEPELKLRSEKGVDYTKLRDVLAAGKWKEADLETARVLLEAAGREAEKWLDVESLKTFPCADLLTIDQLWVRYSQGHFGLSVQQSIYQEVAGDCVRLGERIGWRVRGDWIAYSKIKWNLDAQMGHLPVCMAFIWSNHRSVSGIVWLSRVGCEAWYTSFMQRLVKCSI; encoded by the coding sequence ATGGTTGATGGGTGTACCCCACACCAGACAGACAAGCCAAAACTTTATCTTTACTGTATCTTTGCAGATCAACTCCCATCACCATGGCGCAAACCTATGACACGACATCACTATGAACCTGAACTCAAACTGCGTTCTGAAAAAGGAGTAGACTACACTAAACTGCGAGACGTACTAGCAGCAGGAAAGTGGAAAGAAGCCGACTTAGAGACAGCCAGGGTACTCCTGGAAGCAGCAGGTCGAGAAGCTGAAAAATGGCTAGATGTAGAGTCGCTCAAAACATTTCCCTGTGCTGACCTGCTGACCATTGACCAGCTTTGGGTAAGATACAGCCAAGGACACTTTGGGCTTAGTGTTCAGCAGTCCATTTATCAAGAGGTGGCAGGAGACTGCGTCAGGCTAGGTGAACGCATCGGTTGGAGAGTGAGGGGAGATTGGATAGCCTATAGTAAAATCAAATGGAATCTAGATGCCCAGATGGGACACCTACCCGTCTGTATGGCATTCATCTGGAGTAATCATCGGTCTGTATCCGGTATCGTGTGGTTATCTCGGGTAGGGTGTGAGGCGTGGTATACTTCATTTATGCAAAGACTTGTAAAGTGTAGCATATAA
- a CDS encoding DUF3084 domain-containing protein, translating to MTSAYILIASILVLGGLLATLGDRMGTRVGKARLSLFNLRPRTTATVVTIITGGLISASTLGILFATSESLRDGIFELDNILKKLRSARREVSQLEDEKNRVERQLEDARAEQIEVQKRLDETNRNFQQAQNQLKDVSAQVGVLRTEIKSLLRERQLLIQQRNQLNEQITQLQSQITQLKELVKKRDQEMLERDQAIQERDQAIQERDQAILKQDQTIQQREQELAEKDQAIKQFDQKIAERDQVIAQRETFLKKLEQELKELEQKLKQKESQLAERNKQLESQEKQLAFLKRELAILEQYYQNYRVLRQGNVALFRGQVLTSGVVRIVDPTAVNQAVDQLLSQANKTAVDITRASSGNSQEPLVQITQAQVDQLIQQIKDGRDYVVRILSAGNYVEGEKPIQVFADAALNQVVFKGGDVLATISTNPSTMTNEQIRKRLDQLLAASEFRARRAGILGDIQVGDGRLTTLTNFIEQLEQYSQPLNVKAIAQETAYTAGPLKMQLVASYNGEDVFKTIVN from the coding sequence ATGACCAGCGCTTATATCCTGATTGCCTCAATTTTGGTGTTGGGGGGGTTACTCGCTACCTTAGGCGATCGCATGGGTACACGAGTAGGAAAAGCACGGCTGAGTTTATTTAATCTACGTCCCCGTACTACTGCCACGGTAGTAACAATTATCACCGGTGGCTTAATTTCCGCCTCGACCTTGGGGATTTTGTTTGCCACTAGTGAGTCTCTAAGGGATGGGATTTTTGAACTTGATAATATCCTCAAAAAACTTAGAAGTGCTCGCCGGGAGGTCAGCCAATTAGAGGATGAGAAAAATCGAGTAGAGCGGCAGTTAGAGGACGCCAGAGCAGAGCAAATAGAGGTTCAGAAGCGTTTGGATGAAACCAATCGAAATTTCCAACAGGCTCAAAATCAACTGAAAGACGTCTCTGCTCAGGTTGGGGTGCTGCGTACTGAAATTAAGTCACTCCTAAGGGAACGTCAGCTGCTAATCCAACAGCGGAATCAACTCAATGAACAAATTACCCAACTCCAGAGCCAAATCACTCAATTAAAAGAATTGGTGAAGAAACGGGATCAGGAAATGCTTGAGCGAGACCAAGCTATCCAAGAGCGAGACCAAGCTATCCAAGAGCGAGACCAAGCTATCCTCAAACAAGACCAAACGATCCAACAGCGGGAGCAGGAGCTGGCTGAGAAAGACCAAGCTATAAAACAATTTGACCAGAAAATTGCTGAACGAGATCAAGTCATTGCTCAGCGTGAAACTTTCCTAAAAAAACTCGAACAAGAACTTAAAGAACTTGAACAAAAACTTAAACAAAAGGAGAGTCAACTTGCTGAACGTAATAAACAACTTGAATCACAAGAAAAACAACTGGCTTTTTTAAAACGGGAACTCGCAATTCTAGAACAGTACTATCAGAATTATCGAGTACTGCGTCAGGGAAATGTTGCTTTATTTCGTGGTCAGGTACTCACCTCTGGAGTAGTACGAATTGTCGATCCAACAGCTGTAAATCAAGCCGTTGATCAACTGTTGAGCCAAGCCAATAAGACAGCCGTAGACATTACCCGTGCTAGTAGCGGTAATTCCCAAGAGCCACTGGTGCAAATTACTCAAGCACAAGTAGATCAGTTAATCCAGCAGATTAAAGATGGTAGAGACTACGTGGTGCGAATTCTCTCAGCGGGTAACTACGTTGAGGGGGAAAAACCAATACAAGTATTTGCAGATGCAGCCCTCAATCAGGTTGTCTTTAAGGGGGGTGATGTGCTTGCTACCATCTCGACTAATCCCTCAACTATGACCAATGAGCAAATTCGCAAGCGGCTCGATCAGTTGTTGGCAGCCTCTGAGTTCCGTGCTCGTCGCGCTGGGATTTTGGGTGATATCCAAGTCGGAGATGGTCGGCTGACCACCCTAACCAACTTTATTGAGCAGCTGGAGCAGTATAGTCAACCCCTTAATGTCAAAGCTATTGCCCAAGAAACTGCCTACACAGCTGGTCCTTTAAAAATGCAGCTGGTAGCGAGCTACAATGGAGAAGATGTTTTTAAAACTATTGTTAACTAG